In Ipomoea triloba cultivar NCNSP0323 chromosome 7, ASM357664v1, a single genomic region encodes these proteins:
- the LOC116025108 gene encoding putative late blight resistance protein homolog R1B-17 isoform X1: protein MACVALTSLTTTMKLEFLQPNNPRVPLDDEASISINSLFEKLSSLQAFVQEKSGTREMEMKIRDFALEAEDRIEIQLSNFLLAKNGEDQQKASQKLNQILQEAAENAAELLKLSSSISKEAVKNESEGSVIPWTKHSPVMVEEGRMVGRRGDHNRIVDELIADDDELAVLTKVITIVGMTGIGKTTLATSVYNDPIVASHFDVRGWVTMSREYNKTQTLHNLLWALTKEPNIPDDDDDAARQVCNFLRGKKFLIVLDNLWNPQAWHDILLCLPGEEEGGDEEEWGNGSRVLQTTTHLRTNDLFVGDDRHCLEFYVHRMTLLNPEESWVLFCNLFSQRNKAPEVYEKIRSQVVKACEGLPHSIVVVAKRLSKCDNVNQEWKKVEKEIELLGVLDRRALTHTYNQLPQHLKVCFLYFGVFPKRSAIKVKLLFRLWIAEGFINPLGGKELESQAYKYLLEFISRSLILIDNWSSSYGKVKNCRMHSALHSFCVREAQKEGIFCALNTQQLPRGSFRMFANSCRWLSLYTHKFDYYVLLRTNNPRSIFFFQEDADEMYVSFKLIRVLAFVPSSFLKKVPTRLQDLIFLRYLSVTEWFEGLDYVVSTNRNLQTLVVSGKESQFGAPTLYLPSTIWESPQLQHLELDKCYVIDPPSMDKDNMQTLSWVCPTHCRTGVYCRFPNIKILKVFVFCSNPVILDNLEYLERLERLSILVSFGCIVTLPKPSMFPSQLKKLRLNGTNLTGRDLKVIGMLHGLEILKLENAFCGKVWEVEDGLFFGLNFLLLEDKTLEQWTVGYRSFPRLKHLILRFCDCLKEIPKVMAKIHILKSIELQWCCPSLITSTKCIKEEREDFAVDLEIKIKGSACITDEEESIPSDDR, encoded by the exons atggcttGTGTTGCTTTGACTTCTCTCACTACAACTATGAAGTTGGAGTTTCTGCAACCCAATAATCCAAGGGTTCCTCTTGATGATGAAGCATCCATATCAATCAATTCTTTGTTTGAAAAGCTTTCATCTTTGCAAGCTTTTGTGCAGGAGAAATCTGGAACCAGAGAAATGGAGATGAAGATCAGAGACTTCGCTCTGGAAGCCGAAGATCGCATCGAAATACAACTAAGCAACTTTCTTCTGGCCAAAAACGGAGAGGATCAACAAAAAGCTTCTCAGAAACTCAACCAGATCTTGCAAGAAGCTGCAGAAAACGCAGCAGAGTTGCTGAAACTTAGCAGCAGCATAAGTAAAGAAGCAGTGAAGAATGAAAGTGAAGGATCAGTGATTCCTTGGACAAAACATTCTCCGGTGATGGTTGAGGAGGGCAGAATGGTGGGTCGTCGCGGTGATCATAACCGGATAGTGGATGAGCTCATCGCGGATGATGATGAGTTGGCAGTTCTAACCAAAGTAATCACAATTGTTGGTATGACCGGTATAGGAAAAACAACTTTAGCTACAAGTGTCTATAACGATCCAATCGTTGCATCCCACTTCGATGTACGAGGTTGGGTTACCATGTCTCGGGAATACAACAAGACCCAAACGCTACACAACCTTCTTTGGGCACTAACAAAGGAGCCAAACATtcctgatgatgatgatgatgcagcTAGGCAGGTATGCAACTTCTTGAGAGGTAAGAAGTTTCTAATTGTTTTGGATAACTTATGGAACCCTCAAGCTTGGCATGATATATTACTATGTCTTCCTGGTGAAGAAGAGGGAGGTGATGAAGAAGAGTGGGGTAATGGAAGTCGGGTACTGCAAACCACTACGCATTTAAGGACTAATGACCTTTTTGTCGGTGATGATAGACATTGCTTAGAGTTCTATGTACATCGCATGACTTTGCTAAATCCAGAAGAAAGTTGGGTTTTATTTTGCAACCTTTTTTCACAACGAAACAAGGCACCTGaagtatatgaaaaaattaggaGCCAAGTTGTAAAGGCATGTGAAGGATTGCCCCACTCAATTGTTGTAGTTGCTAAACGCCTGTCTAAGTGCGACAACGTAAACCAAGAATGGAAGAAGGTTGAAAAGGAAATAGAGTTGCTTGGGGTTCTAGATAGGAGGGCACTGACCCACACTTACAATCAATTGCCACAGCACTTAAAAGTTTGTTTTCTATACTTTGGAGTCTTCCCAAAACGCAGTGCAATCAAAGTGAAACTACTTTTTAGGTTATGGATTGCTGAAGGATTTATTAATCCATTGGGGGGCAAAGAGTTAGAAAGTCAAGCTTATAAGTATTTACTAGAGTTCATTAGCAGAAGTCTTATTCTAATTGACAATTGGAGTAGTTCTTATGGAAAAGTTAAGAATTGTAGGATGCATAGTGCCTTGCATAGCTTTTGCGTAAGAGAAGCTCAAAAAGAGGGCATCTTTTGTGCTTTAAATACTCAGCAACTTCCACGAGGGTCATTTAGAATGTTTGCAAATTCATGCCGTTGGTTAAGCTTATACACACATAAATTTGACTATTATGTGTTGTTAAGAACAAACAACCCCCgctccattttcttctttcaagaAGATGCTGATGAAATGTATGTATCTTTCAAGTTGATAAGAGTTTTGGCTTTTGTTCCATCTTCATTTCTTAAAAAAGTGCCAACGCGCTTAcaggatttaatttttttgagataCCTATCTGTAACAGAATGGTTTGAAGGCCTTGATTATGTTGTGTCAACCAATCGAAACTTGCAGACACTTGTTGTTTCTGGTAAAGAATCCCAATTTGGAGCACCTACTCTTTACTTGCCTTCTACAATTTGGGAGTCACCGCAATTACAACATCTTGAACTTGACAAATGTTATGTGATTGATCCTCCAAGCATGGATAAAGATAATATGCAAACATTATCTTGGGTGTGTCCAACTCATTGTAGAACAGGAGTATATTGCAGGTTtccaaacattaaaattttgaaagtctTTGTATTTTGCAGCAATCCTGTTATTTTGGATAATCTTGAATATTTGGAACGCCTTGAGAGACTATCAATTTTAGTTTCGTTTGGTTGCATTGTAACCCTTCCAAAGCCATCTATGTTTCCTTCACAACTAAAGAAGTTGAGGTTGAATGGTACTAACCTTACAGGGAGGGATTTAAAGGTAATTGGCATGTTGCATGGGCTTGAGATTCTGAAGTTGGAAAATGCCTTTTGTGGGAAAGTATGGGAAGTAGAAGACGGattattttttggattaaaCTTCTTGCTTCTTGAAGATAAAACGCTCGAGCAATGGACGGTTGGTTATAGATCCTTTCCACGTCTTAAACACTTAATCTTAAGATTTTGTGATTGTTTGAAAGAAATCCCTAAGGTTATGGCAAAAATTCATATCTTGAAGTCAATTGAGTTGCAGTGGTGTTGTCCGTCCCTTATCACTTCTACAAAGTGCATTAAAGAAGAGCGAGAGGACTTTGCAGTCGATTTAGAG ATCAAAATCAAGGGATCCGCATGCATTACAGACGAAGAAGAGTCTATACCTTCAGATGATCGATGA
- the LOC116025108 gene encoding uncharacterized protein LOC116025108 isoform X2, protein MACVALTSLTTTMKLEFLQPNNPRVPLDDEASISINSLFEKLSSLQAFVQEKSGTREMEMKIRDFALEAEDRIEIQLSNFLLAKNGEDQQKASQKLNQILQEAAENAAELLKLSSSISKEAVKNESEGSVIPWTKHSPVMVEEGRMVGRRGDHNRIVDELIADDDELAVLTKVITIVGMTGIGKTTLATSVYNDPIVASHFDVRGWVTMSREYNKTQTLHNLLWALTKEPNIPDDDDDAARQVCNFLREWFEGLDYVVSTNRNLQTLVVSGKESQFGAPTLYLPSTIWESPQLQHLELDKCYVIDPPSMDKDNMQTLSWVCPTHCRTGVYCRFPNIKILKVFVFCSNPVILDNLEYLERLERLSILVSFGCIVTLPKPSMFPSQLKKLRLNGTNLTGRDLKVIGMLHGLEILKLENAFCGKVWEVEDGLFFGLNFLLLEDKTLEQWTVGYRSFPRLKHLILRFCDCLKEIPKVMAKIHILKSIELQWCCPSLITSTKCIKEEREDFAVDLEIKIKGSACITDEEESIPSDDR, encoded by the exons atggcttGTGTTGCTTTGACTTCTCTCACTACAACTATGAAGTTGGAGTTTCTGCAACCCAATAATCCAAGGGTTCCTCTTGATGATGAAGCATCCATATCAATCAATTCTTTGTTTGAAAAGCTTTCATCTTTGCAAGCTTTTGTGCAGGAGAAATCTGGAACCAGAGAAATGGAGATGAAGATCAGAGACTTCGCTCTGGAAGCCGAAGATCGCATCGAAATACAACTAAGCAACTTTCTTCTGGCCAAAAACGGAGAGGATCAACAAAAAGCTTCTCAGAAACTCAACCAGATCTTGCAAGAAGCTGCAGAAAACGCAGCAGAGTTGCTGAAACTTAGCAGCAGCATAAGTAAAGAAGCAGTGAAGAATGAAAGTGAAGGATCAGTGATTCCTTGGACAAAACATTCTCCGGTGATGGTTGAGGAGGGCAGAATGGTGGGTCGTCGCGGTGATCATAACCGGATAGTGGATGAGCTCATCGCGGATGATGATGAGTTGGCAGTTCTAACCAAAGTAATCACAATTGTTGGTATGACCGGTATAGGAAAAACAACTTTAGCTACAAGTGTCTATAACGATCCAATCGTTGCATCCCACTTCGATGTACGAGGTTGGGTTACCATGTCTCGGGAATACAACAAGACCCAAACGCTACACAACCTTCTTTGGGCACTAACAAAGGAGCCAAACATtcctgatgatgatgatgatgcagcTAGGCAGGTATGCAACTTCTTGAGAG AATGGTTTGAAGGCCTTGATTATGTTGTGTCAACCAATCGAAACTTGCAGACACTTGTTGTTTCTGGTAAAGAATCCCAATTTGGAGCACCTACTCTTTACTTGCCTTCTACAATTTGGGAGTCACCGCAATTACAACATCTTGAACTTGACAAATGTTATGTGATTGATCCTCCAAGCATGGATAAAGATAATATGCAAACATTATCTTGGGTGTGTCCAACTCATTGTAGAACAGGAGTATATTGCAGGTTtccaaacattaaaattttgaaagtctTTGTATTTTGCAGCAATCCTGTTATTTTGGATAATCTTGAATATTTGGAACGCCTTGAGAGACTATCAATTTTAGTTTCGTTTGGTTGCATTGTAACCCTTCCAAAGCCATCTATGTTTCCTTCACAACTAAAGAAGTTGAGGTTGAATGGTACTAACCTTACAGGGAGGGATTTAAAGGTAATTGGCATGTTGCATGGGCTTGAGATTCTGAAGTTGGAAAATGCCTTTTGTGGGAAAGTATGGGAAGTAGAAGACGGattattttttggattaaaCTTCTTGCTTCTTGAAGATAAAACGCTCGAGCAATGGACGGTTGGTTATAGATCCTTTCCACGTCTTAAACACTTAATCTTAAGATTTTGTGATTGTTTGAAAGAAATCCCTAAGGTTATGGCAAAAATTCATATCTTGAAGTCAATTGAGTTGCAGTGGTGTTGTCCGTCCCTTATCACTTCTACAAAGTGCATTAAAGAAGAGCGAGAGGACTTTGCAGTCGATTTAGAG ATCAAAATCAAGGGATCCGCATGCATTACAGACGAAGAAGAGTCTATACCTTCAGATGATCGATGA
- the LOC116025123 gene encoding probable serine/threonine-protein kinase PBL3 isoform X2 translates to MGNCFGSSARVDATLSSHTASASEASKAPSKASNFSIPSSLSIPSYSRRSSVDSFPTPRSEGEILPSPNVKAFTFHELKSATRNFRPDSLLGEGGFGYVFKGWIDEHSLTPTRPGFGMVIAVKKLKPEGFQGHKEWLTEVNYLGQLHHPNLVKLIGYSSDGDNRLLVYEFMPKGSLENHLFRRGSQPLTWATRIKVAIGAARGLAFLHDAKEPVIYRDFKASNILLDAEFNAKLSDFGLAKAGPTGDRTHVSTQVMGTHGYAAPEYVATGRLTAKSDVYSFGVVLLELLSGRHAVDKTKLGVEQHLVDWAKPYLGDKRKLFRIMDTKLEGQYPQKGALRAANLALQCLSTEHKLRPRMSEVLAELEQIQAPKGSSKLQQPEHPGTTPARVRMSAAAVKHHHSPRNLTPPHASPLPSHKKSPRVR, encoded by the exons ATGGGTAATTGCTTTGGTTCTTCAGCGAGAGTTGATGCCACTTTGAGCTCCCACACCGCTTCTG CTTCTGAAGCCTCGAAAGCTCCCAGCAAAGCGAGCAACTTTTCTATTCCTTCTAGCTTAAGTATTCCGTCTTATAGTAGAAGAAGCAGTGTGGACAGCTTTCCTACGCCGCGATCTGAAGGCGAAATATTACCATCCCCAAATGTTAAAGCCTTCACATTTCACGAGCTGAAGAGTGCGACGAGAAACTTTAGACCCGATAGTCTTCTAGGTGAAGGAGGATTCGGTTATGTTTTCAAAGGATGGATCGATGAGCATTCTCTTACCCCTACGAGACCTGGATTCGGGATGGTCATTGCGGTTAAAAAGTTGAAACCGGAAGGTTTTCAAGGTCATAAAGAATGGCTG ACCGAAGTTAATTATCTCGGGCAACTTCATCATCCAAACCTCGTTAAACTTATTGGATACTCCTCGGATGGTGACAACCGGCTCTTGGTGTACGAGTTCATGCCTAAAGGCAGCTTGGAAAATCATCTTTTTAGAA GAGGGTCACAGCCCCTGACTTGGGCTACGAGGATCAAGGTAGCTATCGGTGCTGCAAGAGGGCTTGCGTTCTTGCACGATGCTAAAGAACCAGTTATATATCGCGATTTCAAGGCATCTAACATTCTTTTAGATGCg GAATTTAATGCCAAGTTGTCGGATTTTGGTTTGGCTAAGGCGGGGCCCACTGGCGATCGCACTCACGTGTCGACTCAAGTAATGGGCACGCACGGGTACGCAGCGCCAGAATATGTTGCTACGGGTCGGTTGACTGCGAAGAGTGACGTTTATAGCTTCGGGGTTGTGCTGCTCGAGCTACTATCTGGGCGTCATGCTGTCGACAAAACCAAGCTCGGTGTGGAGCAGCATCTCGTGGATTGGGCTAAACCGTATTTGGGAGACAAGCGGAAGCTATTCCGGATTATGGACACGAAACTCGAGGGCCAGTACCCTCAGAAAGGAGCACTCAGAGCAGCAAACCTCGCGCTGCAATGTCTAAGCACCGAACACAAACTCAGGCCGCGCATGTCCGAAGTTCTGGCCGAGCTCGAGCAAATCCAAGCGCCAAAAGGCTCGTCCAAACTCCAACAACCCGAGCATCCGGGTACTACTCCCGCCCGCGTTAGAATGTCAGCTGCAGCAGTTAAGCATCATCACTCCCCTCGGAACTTGACGCCCCCCCACGCGTCTCCTCTGCCTTCCCACAAGAAGTCGCCACGAGTAAGATAA
- the LOC116025123 gene encoding probable serine/threonine-protein kinase PBL3 isoform X1, with amino-acid sequence MGNCFGSSARVDATLSSHTASVASEASKAPSKASNFSIPSSLSIPSYSRRSSVDSFPTPRSEGEILPSPNVKAFTFHELKSATRNFRPDSLLGEGGFGYVFKGWIDEHSLTPTRPGFGMVIAVKKLKPEGFQGHKEWLTEVNYLGQLHHPNLVKLIGYSSDGDNRLLVYEFMPKGSLENHLFRRGSQPLTWATRIKVAIGAARGLAFLHDAKEPVIYRDFKASNILLDAEFNAKLSDFGLAKAGPTGDRTHVSTQVMGTHGYAAPEYVATGRLTAKSDVYSFGVVLLELLSGRHAVDKTKLGVEQHLVDWAKPYLGDKRKLFRIMDTKLEGQYPQKGALRAANLALQCLSTEHKLRPRMSEVLAELEQIQAPKGSSKLQQPEHPGTTPARVRMSAAAVKHHHSPRNLTPPHASPLPSHKKSPRVR; translated from the exons ATGGGTAATTGCTTTGGTTCTTCAGCGAGAGTTGATGCCACTTTGAGCTCCCACACCGCTTCTG TAGCTTCTGAAGCCTCGAAAGCTCCCAGCAAAGCGAGCAACTTTTCTATTCCTTCTAGCTTAAGTATTCCGTCTTATAGTAGAAGAAGCAGTGTGGACAGCTTTCCTACGCCGCGATCTGAAGGCGAAATATTACCATCCCCAAATGTTAAAGCCTTCACATTTCACGAGCTGAAGAGTGCGACGAGAAACTTTAGACCCGATAGTCTTCTAGGTGAAGGAGGATTCGGTTATGTTTTCAAAGGATGGATCGATGAGCATTCTCTTACCCCTACGAGACCTGGATTCGGGATGGTCATTGCGGTTAAAAAGTTGAAACCGGAAGGTTTTCAAGGTCATAAAGAATGGCTG ACCGAAGTTAATTATCTCGGGCAACTTCATCATCCAAACCTCGTTAAACTTATTGGATACTCCTCGGATGGTGACAACCGGCTCTTGGTGTACGAGTTCATGCCTAAAGGCAGCTTGGAAAATCATCTTTTTAGAA GAGGGTCACAGCCCCTGACTTGGGCTACGAGGATCAAGGTAGCTATCGGTGCTGCAAGAGGGCTTGCGTTCTTGCACGATGCTAAAGAACCAGTTATATATCGCGATTTCAAGGCATCTAACATTCTTTTAGATGCg GAATTTAATGCCAAGTTGTCGGATTTTGGTTTGGCTAAGGCGGGGCCCACTGGCGATCGCACTCACGTGTCGACTCAAGTAATGGGCACGCACGGGTACGCAGCGCCAGAATATGTTGCTACGGGTCGGTTGACTGCGAAGAGTGACGTTTATAGCTTCGGGGTTGTGCTGCTCGAGCTACTATCTGGGCGTCATGCTGTCGACAAAACCAAGCTCGGTGTGGAGCAGCATCTCGTGGATTGGGCTAAACCGTATTTGGGAGACAAGCGGAAGCTATTCCGGATTATGGACACGAAACTCGAGGGCCAGTACCCTCAGAAAGGAGCACTCAGAGCAGCAAACCTCGCGCTGCAATGTCTAAGCACCGAACACAAACTCAGGCCGCGCATGTCCGAAGTTCTGGCCGAGCTCGAGCAAATCCAAGCGCCAAAAGGCTCGTCCAAACTCCAACAACCCGAGCATCCGGGTACTACTCCCGCCCGCGTTAGAATGTCAGCTGCAGCAGTTAAGCATCATCACTCCCCTCGGAACTTGACGCCCCCCCACGCGTCTCCTCTGCCTTCCCACAAGAAGTCGCCACGAGTAAGATAA